The genomic DNA GAAGTCTCGTCCCTGACAAGGATACGTGATCGCGAGCAGTGAGTGCCCGGTTGCATCCGCAGTTCCCCTCGACAGAAATTTCCACTTGAAGACTTGTCCAAAGCTCCAGTTtcccgagagacaggcacgcCCCGAGCAGGCGCACACAGCTCACAAACCCACGCAGATCATCCACATGCATGTGACATTTGTAAATCTTGGCGAAGCTCTAcctttccgttcctttcACACGTGAGCGACTCCTTCATAGGGCCAAGGTTTTtaagacacagaaaacgcgcaacGGTATTTCTACCGGTCTGCCCAGTTTACAAAGGTTAGAGTTTTTACGAAAAGAGTGAGATGAGGTGGACGACTGCGGGGGGAGGTCAGGGGCTGTAGGGGAAGAAGCGTGTCCCGGACAGCGCGCCGACTGCAAAGCTTCGCTCGCGCGGCGGATCTGCTCGGGGgtctgctgcatgcagtgtccgctctctctctttctctagCGCCTGGCTAAGCGTTTCGGGTTTTCTGAAATCGGATTTTTCTGAGGGAGTGAAACTGCGCCAAGTGTACGCtggaagagcgagagcctGTCGACTCTGTGCAtagaagagaagagatgTGTGGCCATTCGGACCCAGTTCACgactgcgagagagacagcggacaAGGAACGAACATGGAGAACCAGCCGCCGcgcccgtcgctctctcgccacaCTAGCTTCCACGAGTGCGAAAAAGCAGCGCCCTACCGCGGGGCCGAGGCGTTTCTGCCGCGTGGAAAACGTCACCAGCCCCAAAGACCCGCAGCCCGCAGAGAATGTcggcgagggaaaagaaaaggactgAAGTGTGCCGGCCCAGCAGAGATCGCGAGACACACTCCAGAAGCGCGGAGTGCAAACAcccagagacacaaaagaggAACACCCGCGCAATGAGATAGGGAagacacaaaaagagaaaaagccagGTGAGAGAGAGCATGGGAAATCAGAGAGATGGCAAAagcagaacgcgagagaggtggggaaaggaaaagccgAGTCTTTTTGCCGACTTGCTGGGCTCTGACGGAAGAAGCCCTTGCGCATGCAAGGAACAGAGGTACTCTATTCAAACGCGTCGCCGCGTACGATCCTCCCTGTTCTCTCATGAGTCTCTCCATTGAGGAACAAACTCGCCGACCcacaaaaaaacaaaaacatgTCCAAGGGTTTATGAGAACTGAAGATCGAGCGACACTAGGttgcagagacggagacctCGCGGGATGACGGAATTCGCGATTGGGAATCTCATCGTGTGCACCGGCTTGGGGTGATTTTCTGTCTCATTGAGTggagcagaaacgaaaaagactcttctctcgagaagccgctttccgtcttctgtccGGACCGGCGccgcccctccccccccccccaccaAGGgcccgcgtgtctcctcccccAGCGCGAGCGCGGTCGGTCTATTCGCTCTCATCTTCTCGTGCTGCgcgctcttctgcgcctctcctgtctcacGCTatctttgctctctcgcctttccttcccttcaaAAGCCGTCCTTCCTTGCCTACCCGCTCGTGTTTGAccctcttttgtctcccttctccacgtttctctcgtccttcctctccaccagtttctccctctttcgcgCTCTCATCTCCACTTCTCGCGCCTTACTGTCCGCGTTCGCCCTCGTCAGTGAGCAAGCAGTGAGCGTGgcagcgcgcctctcccgccgcaTCCGCGGATGtgtcgtttcttcctcccttgcTCCCCTCCGCCTGCGCGGCCGCGCCCGCACCTTTCAccgctcgctctccctcgtcctccacgcttctctcctcgaggtcttcctcgccttcttcttcgtcggtgAAGACGGCGCCAGGAAGCCCGCAAAACAGATTCGCCTCCTTGAGCGCGATCACCATGCTCGGGCTCTGCGACAGGGTGACGTCCACGCAGGATCGGCGCAGGGAGATTTTCAGCGCGTAGTGATCACTTAGTGTCACGAGCATGACTTGGCCGAGGCAGCCGAAGCAGCAGGCGTCTACCATAACGCGCGGCTCCCGCAGAAGAATCTCTCCCGAGACCGGGACAAAGTCGCGCAGAGCCCCCGAGAGGCGCTGCGGAGGCAAGAAGACGTAGTCGCAACGCAGGCCGTGACATCCCGCGTGGGGCCCGATCGAGTTCAGAGGGTTTTGAGGATCCCACGTGAAATCCTCCCTCGGAGTCCAgtcctcatcttcctcgtcgtcgcggCCTTGCGTCGTCACGCGCCCCAGCGACGCAGTCGaaagcagcgaagacgcccgGTACGCACAGCGCGGCACCGGCCCAGATCCAGGGCGCGTGGTGCGCTCCCCAGACTTTCGCCGCAACAGCCACTCCTCCGCGTCGTctgtcgtcgtcgcctcggAGTCCTCCGCGCCGATCGctgcggaaaaaagaagagaacgcgtgCAGGAAGAACGTGGAGAGACTGGGGGATGAAGCACATGACGTACAGAAGCACTGAAGACCGACGAGAGGggacgggaagacgagagaatcACGGAACGGCGGGAGTGAacaaagggggaaaagggaaaaaacgagagaaacggcagGAATCAGGGGAAAAATGATGGTTGGGAGGGGGTGGGAGAGGGTGaccgacggagaagcgatTCGACACAGACTCACGCGAAGCAAAAAATACAGACGAAGAACGTCTAACGGCGGATGCCTCACAAGGCTAGACGCGTAAACCCAATCAAAGAAATGCAAATGCGAAGCcctggagaaaaacgcctgGCTATCACACAACACCAGACATATATAGATTGTAACTTTGTGAATGTATAAGGAATGGATTTGTGTCACTTACCGGATCCGCCTCGGCCTAGGCTTTCCCACCCTGCGGATCGTCGCGCATGTCTCACGTTCAGCTCCACTTGTTGGGTGGTGATGAGAGCCTCAGCGAGCAGGCGCTGCGGGGGGTCTGCGGCGGTGAGACCGTTCGaccctgcgtcgcctgtcgcctgattcccttcgccttcttcgtccgcatgtccgccgtctcccgtttccaGATCTCGGAGACTCGCCTTCCGATTCGAAGGCTTCTGTGCGTCccgctcgcctgcctccgtGAGCGGTCTCGTGGACGGAGCGGCTGTCGATGCAGTATGCGCAGTCTGAGGCGtcagcggcgcctctccagagTTCACATCGAACGGCGATGAACACCCCGGAAACGCCCCCATTTCCACCGCCACGTGCGCAGGAAAAGCGCCGCTTCGCCCTGACCGAAGCAGAGCCTCCCGGGTTTCgcctttgctgtctccgacCGGAAAGTCCCGCGCcccactgtctccgttcgGGGGAAGCGGATGGTACCCGTCGCGCAGTTCTGCCTCGAGGAActtcctcgcgcgctcgcctccggAAATGCTCCGCTCTCGGCCTGCGTGTCCCGCAGCGCTGCTGAAGCCAAGCGGCTGCACTGTGCCTTCGAGCCCGCGTTCGTCTCCCTGTGGCATCGCCCgcatctccgtctcctcgtaCAGGTGAGTGCGCACGCCGttgctgccgtctctcccagCTGCGTCTGTTGTCTGGCCTAGCGCAGTTCCGAGGCTCCTCGACCTCTGCGTTTGCGCGTTCGACGCCGGGTGCTGCGTCTCAGcttgcctctcgccgcggTTTCCGGGACGATGCGTCGCCCGCGCGTGGGGGCCACGCACGTCGTCGGCGAGCATCCGCTGCTGAATTTTGTGTTGCTGGAGCAGGTGTTCGAGCTCGAGCCGAACCTGCCTCTGGCGTTCCTCGAGGAGGTCTGGATGCAAGTCGTGTTGCAGAAGCATTTGCTGCTGATGCACGAGGTGGTGACGCAACAAAAGATCGCGGTTGCCGTGGACTTGCAGCCAGCAGTCTCGCCATCCCCGCTCCACGAAGGATTTGTAGTTGCTCGCGCACAGGTCCGGGGCTGCGAAGCACAAGACACCGCGCCGGAACGCTTTGTGAACGCGGAAGGCACGCAAAAtagcgaggaaggcaacaaggaagaaaggaagaaaggaaggaagaaaggaaggagaacggCACGAAGGGAGACGGGGTGGGGAAGCCGGCATGGAGATGTCTTCGtaaggaaacgagaaggtgCCCATAAGCTGTCAGGGCAGAACTGTGGAAGTGGAGTCGAAGTTGGTGGTTGTTTTTCGGGGAACGGGCAGAACCGTCCAGGAACTCAAGGCTACGGGTGAAGACGCCCGGCGAAAATGCCTGGTGCAAGGTTGTCTGAAGGTGGCTTTCGGACGCGCGCTGGGTCGTGCCCCGCCCACCTGCGTTGAGGTCACCGACGACGAGGGGAACCTCTCCACGAatgcctgcgtcttcgcacGCACTGAGCACTTGCTGGATCTCCGCGCTGCGAAGCGCCTCCACGTACGGGGACTCGGGATCAACCGCCCCGCTGGCTAAGTGAATGTTAAAGACGGCGACTGCGAATAAAAGGggagggaggcgcggaggcggaagaaagggagacaaaaagatAAAAGAGGGGCgcgacgagaggcgacgccgtgtggcggaaaagcgagagaaaaccagCTGGGACAAAACGAGGGACGCGCCGGCGTGCATACGGGATTCCGAGACGTTGGAGgcaagacagagggagaaagagagaagaaagcgagaagagagaaggaagagagacggaagagagaaggaaaagagaaggaagagggaaacgagagcacgagagaaaacagatggaaaaggacgaaacgcagacgcacgcacagacgagagaagagcgatgccaagagagacacagcgggaGAAGATAGGACTCTGACGAAGCATGCGCGATTTAGGGACGCAACGGGTCTCCGAGAAGGGTTccgagacggaggaaacaAGAGTCAAGAAAAGGCCGGGAGATGGAGGATGGCAAGAGATACAGCACAGTGCGAAAGAACAAGAGTGAAAAgtatgcagagagacgaacgaaaAGTGGGACAGCTCCTTGGCCCCGCAAGGAAGGCTGAACAGAAAAACATCCTGCCAGAGAACGCTAGACacaagggagaggcgcagaggagcGACCGCGGatcattctctctctcggcatTGTGGTGTTTTCGctcgagaacagagaagatcTTTTTTGTGACAGCTTTTGGTTCCTTGCGGTTGCCCGATCGCCTGTCTGCTTTTGCTTCTACCCCGCCCGCGTCCGTTTCCCGAGATTCGATCCTTTTTTCTCACCGACACCGACGCCCGGAATGTCAATGCCGCACTCCAGCATGCCCTTTGAGCCGAAGAGTCTCTCGATGTTGGTGACCTGAACGGCGAAACGACATGTTCGAGAAAAAAGTGCAaaaaaggtggagagacCACCCGGAACGCACGTGCACACTCTCGGAAAAAGCAACCTCGAAAAACGGCCCCATAT from Neospora caninum Liverpool complete genome, chromosome VIII includes the following:
- a CDS encoding endonuclease/exonuclease/phosphatase domain-containing protein, encoding MSSLVLCKGKDFHFVRRHLEDPERGRNPPTAPAVRVVAIPLRALTLGHTEEEPKCPEQDPSPSFVANVSATTRLPRGDSPLLFDSDTAGSGSALPSSSASSPFSPSEFPSSPPVFPEELSRFVLALSPPHPAARRASLLGPPDASSDAFSFASEPPSLLAVPCSGIERTTRPSIPAIRAPSPCRAPVSQCPLSSPPSPPSSTPAQIPSTPAASVPVLSPLAASPAPRLCFSASAVHAAASSPKAPVDASRDALFYPSYTRRGSTSTASLGPSSRLNSVVGTDPPAMDFNSPVDSINIVSFNAGLLEYRLCGIQVYQNPPFTRRRLSHIPISLLDTNSDIICLQEVYDDIHADFLVDSMRHVFPYVGRRTSGGRFALHNGLMVLSRFPIRHTRFHPFHDVTNIERLFGSKGMLECGIDIPGVGVVAVFNIHLASGAVDPESPYVEALRSAEIQQVLSACEDAGIRGEVPLVVGDLNAAPDLCASNYKSFVERGWRDCWLQVHGNRDLLLRHHLVHQQQMLLQHDLHPDLLEERQRQVRLELEHLLQQHKIQQRMLADDVRGPHARATHRPGNRGERQAETQHPASNAQTQRSRSLGTALGQTTDAAGRDGSNGVRTHLYEETEMRAMPQGDERGLEGTVQPLGFSSAAGHAGRERSISGGERARKFLEAELRDGYHPLPPNGDSGARDFPVGDSKGETREALLRSGRSGAFPAHVAVEMGAFPGCSSPFDVNSGEAPLTPQTAHTASTAAPSTRPLTEAGERDAQKPSNRKASLRDLETGDGGHADEEGEGNQATGDAGSNGLTAADPPQRLLAEALITTQQVELNVRHARRSAGWESLGRGGSAIGAEDSEATTTDDAEEWLLRRKSGERTTRPGSGPVPRCAYRASSLLSTASLGRVTTQGRDDEEDEDWTPREDFTWDPQNPLNSIGPHAGCHGLRCDYVFLPPQRLSGALRDFVPVSGEILLREPRVMVDACCFGCLGQVMLVTLSDHYALKISLRRSCVDVTLSQSPSMVIALKEANLFCGLPGAVFTDEEEGEEDLEERSVEDEGERAVKGAGAAAQAEGSKGGRNDTSADAAGEARCHAHCLLTDEGERGQ